In a single window of the Salvelinus alpinus chromosome 15, SLU_Salpinus.1, whole genome shotgun sequence genome:
- the LOC139539468 gene encoding serine-rich adhesin for platelets-like — protein MLFPFSPGYDHRALSQSLDLPVCVVDDLLPSEAVNEMEQSNSARSRATSVMETTEEGKLNSVEDLTLMDFLQNLTEKQWRGIREGMFDPLTKQQLAGLCLRIDQFLSDKLMQIIIPGLYELLGIQDAASSQLSQRSLTASLTSLLDDKANTKSRVRFTEAGVPKRPGSRKSYNSFRIPTPYPSSNCMEQKEEEEQESQQLKFKEFYLTKEMGSLGSGSYLPKGAMRSQTSLSEVQKKTTNSESLHVLLGLSEDTLVTCVQDSLQGSLSKLACMSDSPSGSAGSMMLIPAVMAELAKDVKSAVSLVVKSASASQTSLVTSGRRGDSENKVTESMVRELAAKLEKVDQESKSLTGQVMSTISDTKVAFVDENEQSLLEVLKDKITFLASHVGFIDDLDALIRKYESSYNISESGSSCTLTSKSIQKLSSRLFLTSAMQAVSGVLAKKVSSLSFPSSVVQSELTGAVSGQTLSGIVKTESIHPVGSAASVVVKTFVSDMKSLAESEESPQQKSAWSAAAHIYHSIQNNLKDYFGKLQRCALKSIVTSDDNITNAEFKETVPLPCLDMKYRPSKSEPQLPESTGEVTLQRGLSESSKLIWAQTDSEESKLLLTTCTKEVISELLVLYNTEMSKEDPLYTVGEKGSDFSIERQQFVEGVLAQLGDISHSRASSSIVCEFPSQIEDSRSNATASLTSLLNCMKKLSSEEFKRNATQAVSEFLVEKSTSSLTSAKPAYSVATRSGSIQNRYTWSKDICADSAAFGIIDTFVEDLQSLAQPAEVEEREPDLQEKAQKLQSRIWSATTSLYNNIKKTLKDFTIHQRRSDMLSRMSSHIPTEDSEHLGTKEHICLASQDLRQASKSVPHLPSLNLEVALHRGVSESSKLLWTETDEALLTNSTKEVISTILTSCEDQTTNAPCFSTVGKKISDMSLAVNVLVGGVLSQLNNISWSRSPTPCEDMFERLQDSPERTSPVSLDCSTAASKGIASSHSLSTKSLQKLSSYEFQTKAEKGVSEVLSRSFNIVEEGTTDQSVSTSTTSTDIIQTMVKDQQELTQTTHSSDMVSGTSLLTTGQVSEKRIWSVARNIYHSLQSKIKEIIRKDLQRSDTTLDSIKMFTYQSSSASLRANLGHLEVNQSSVTSGGKDACVDIPHKLLPKTTELSGSMLEDIGMIRCRSAASKKTRKPSSSRSSISPTPTSKSRQSQWHFTLPGTPIPTEFPAQIDFPIVRNTIIEDFIHTEDLLPLTFVDKVRQAAGVVVNIMVESVENTQENGQGASHLDDLRSAVRKLRKIISTWTIHIFSHELVDKVIAIQDSHSTPHVLTLEAAKSVSDSILSRLKWGKEQCAISKKLSSHLLQIFAEEIVKGFLKQWSDEYENINFDVSVQNDPKTSTCMVILQMITKATAKCYFESATSVATSDIVDGVFDLARDTTSSTGEQVLTFNTKGSKKVSKNLCPQESLEYQPQNTSPTVYFTGKPCCCLGCCSVKTKILLLYRSTNSFGKTLYSPLSCYL, from the exons ATGTTGTTTCCATTCTCTCCTGGTTATGACCATAGAGCCTTGTCCCAGTCTCTagacctgcctgtctgtgtggtggATGACCTCCTGCCCTCTGAAGCTGTCAATGAGATG GAGCAGAGCAATTCTGCCAGGAGCAGAGCAACCTCAGTGATGGAAACCACAGAAGAGGGGAAGCTCAACAGTGTGGAAGATCTGACACTTATGGACTTCCTTCAAAACCTAACTGAGAA GCAATGGAGGGGGATTCGTGAGGGCATGTTTGACCCG CTGACAAAACAACAGCTTGCCGGCTTGTGTCTGAGGATTGACCAGTTTTTATCGGACAAGCTGATGCAGATCATCATCCCAGGTCTTTACGAACTACTGGGCATCCAAGATGCTGCCTCCTCTCAATTGTCACAGAGATCTCTCACAGCGTCACTCACCAGCCTGTTAGACGATAAGGCTAACACCAAGTCCCGCGTGAGATTTACTGAGGCTGGTGTACCTAAGAGGCCAGGCAGTCGAAAGTCTTACAATAGCTTTCGCATCCCGACTCCCTACCCTTCCTCCAACTGTATGGAGCAAAAAGAGGAAGAAGAGCAGGAATCACAACAACTTAAGTTCAAGGAGTTTTACCTGACTAAGGAGATGGGCAGTCTGGGCAGTGGAAGCTACCTGCCCAAGGGGGCCATGAG GTCTCAAACCTCTCTGTCTGAGGTGCAGAAGAAAACAACCAACTCTGAGTCTCTACATGTCCTTTTAGGTCTCTCAGAGGACACCCTCGTCACCTGTGTGCAGGACAGCCTGCAAGGTTCTCTCTCCAAACTTGCATGCATGTCCGATTCTCCATCTGGAAGTGCAGGCTCTATGATGCTAATCCCTGCTGTAATGGCAGAGTTGGCTAAAGATGTCAAGTCGGCCGTATCACTGGTCGTTAAGAGTGCCTCCGCAAGTCAAACCTCTCTAGTGACATCTGGAAGAAGGGGAGACTCGGAGAACAAGGTGACTGAAAGCAtggtgagagagctggctgctaaacTTGAAAAAGTTGACCAAGAGAGCAAGAGTCTAACAGGGCAAGTCATGAGCACCATCTCTGACACAAAGGTGGCTTTTGTTGACGAGAACGAACAGAGTTTGCTGGAAGTTCTGAAGGACAAGATCACGTTTTTGGCATCGCATGTTGGCTTCATTGACGatcttgatgccctgataaggaAATACGAGAGCAGCTACAATATTAGTGAATCTGGTTCCTCCTGCACGCTCACATCTAAGAGCATCCAAAAACTCTCCAGCCGGCTGTTTCTAACATCAGCAATGCAAGCAGTGAGTGGAGTTCTTGCCAAAAAAGTCAGTAGTTTGAGCTTTCCTAGTTCAGTCGTTCAGTCTGAGTTAACAGGTGCTGTATCAGGTCAAACATTGTCTGGCATTGTAAAGACAGAGTCAATTCACCCAGTGGGCTCAGCAGCGTCAGTAGTTGTTAAGACTTTCGTGTCAGATATGAAGTCCTTGGCTGAATCTGAAGAGAGTCCGCAACAGAAGAGTGCCTGGTCTGCTGCTGCTCATATCTACCACAGCATCCAAAACAACTTGAAAGATTATTTCGGCAAGCTTCAGCGATGTGCCTTAAAGAGCATTGTCACATCTGATGACAACATCACAAATGCTGAGTTTAAGGAGACAGTTCCACTTCCTTGCTTAGACATGAAATATAGGCCCAGTAAGAGTGAGCCTCAGTTGCCAGAGTCCACTGGTGAAGTTACTTTACAAAGAGGCCTAAGTGAGAGCTCAAAACTTATTTGGGCACAAACTGACTCAGAAGAAAGCAAGCTCCTTCTGACAACTTGCACCAAAGAAGTCATCTCAGAGCTTCTGGTCTTGTACAACACTGAGATGTCAAAGGAGGACCCCCTGTACACTGTTGGAGAAAAAGGATCAGACTTCTCTATTGAGAGACAACAATTTGTAGAAGGTGTTCTGGCTCAGCTTGGGGATATCTCCCATTCCAGGGCCTCATCATCAATAGTATGTGAGTTCCCCTCTCAAATTGAGGACAGCAGAAGTAATGCCACAGCTTCTTTGACCAGTCTGTTAAATTGCATGAAAAAACTCTCAAGTGAGGAATTCAAGAGAAACGCCACTCAAGCAGTGAGTGAGTTCCTAGTTGAAAAGTCCACCAGTAGCTTAACTAGTGCAAAGCCTGCTTATTCTGTAGCGACCAGGTCTGGTTCCATTCAAAACCGGTACACATGGTCAAAGGATATTTGTGCAGATTCTGCTGCCTTTGGCATCATTGACACATTTGTGGAAGACCTGCAGAGCTTGGCGCAACCTGCagaagtagaggagagagaacctgacCTCCAGGAAAAAGCACAAAAGCTACAGAGCAGGATCTGGTCAGCTACCACTAGTTTATATAACAATATTAAGAAGACATTAAAGGACTTCACCATTCACCAGCGGAGGTCAGACATGCTGAGCAGAATGTCCAGTCATATACCCACAGAGGACTCTGAACATCTTGGGACTAAGGAGCACATTTGTTTGGCAAGCCAGGACTTGAGGCAAGCTAGTAAGAGTGTGCCTCACTTGCCCAGTTTGAACCTTGAAGTGGCTCTACACAGGGGTGTCAGCGAGAGTTCAAAACTTCTCTGGACTGAAACAGACGAGGCTCTACTGACCAATAGTACCAAAGAGGTCATTTCAACAATCTTGACCTCATGCGAGGATCAGACAACAAATGCACCTTGCTTCTCCACAGTAGGAAAGAAAATATCTGATATGTCCCTTGCGGTCAACGTGTTGGTAGGTGGTGTTCTGTCTCAGCTGAATAACATCTCCTGGTCAAGGTCCCCAACACCATGTGAAGACATGTTTGAACGTCTCCAAGATTCTCCTGAGCGAACCTCTCCAGTAAGTCTAGATTGCAGCACGGCTGCCTCCAAAGGCATTGCATCTTCCCATAGTCTTTCAACAAAGAGCCTCCAGAAACTCTCTAGTTATGAGTTCCAAACCAAAGCTGAGAAAGGAGTGAGTGAGGTCCTCTCTAGATCATTTAACATTGTGGAGGAAGGTACAACAGATCAGTCTGTATCTACATCCACCACATCTACTGATATTATACAAACCATGGTGAAAGACCAGCAGGAGCTCACCCAGACCACCCATTCATCTGACATGGTATCTGGAACCTCCCTGCTCACCACTGGACAGGTTTCTGAGAAAAGGATCTGGTCTGTTGCTCGTAACATCTACCACAGTCTGCAAAGTAAGATTAAGGAGATTATCAGAAAAGATCTTCAAAGATCAGACACAACTCTTGATTCAATCAAAATGTTTACATATCAAAGCAGTTCTGCATCACTGAGAGCTAATCTCGGCCATCTTGAGGTCAACCAGAGCAGTGTTACATCTGGTGGAAAAGATGCCTGTGTGGACATTCCGCATAAATTACTACCTAAAACCACTGAGCTCTCAGGATCCATGCTGGAGGATATTGGCATGATCCGTTGTAGGAGTGCTGCCAGCAAAAAGACAAGAAAGCCCTCTTCTTCacgctcctccatctctccaacaCCTACTTCAAAATCAAGGCAGTCGCAATGGCACTTTACTTTACCCGGGACTCCCATACCCACTGAGTTTCCTGCTCAGATTGACTTTCCCATTGTAAGAAACACAATCATTGAGGACTTCATTCACACAGAGGACTTACTTCCTCTAACCTTTGTTGACAAAGTTAGGCAAGCTGCTGGGGTGGTAGTGAACATTATGGTGGAAAGTGTTGAGAACACACAGGAAAATGGACAGGGTGCTTCTCATCTTGACGACCTCCGTTCTGCTGTTaggaaattgagaaaaataaTTTCCACTTGGACCATCCACATTTTCAGTCATGAATTGGTGGATAAAGTGATAGCCATTCAGGACAGCCACAGCACTCCACATGTCTTAACATTGGAAGCAGCCAAAAGTGTTTCAGACTCCATTCTTTCAAGGCTGAAATGGGGAAAGGAACAATGTGCCATATCCAAGAAGCTCTCCTCCCATCTTCTCCAGATATTTGCTGAAGAGATAGTGAAGGGCTTCCTAAAACAGTGGTCTGATGAATATGAAAATATAAACTTTGATGTTTCAGTCCAGAACGATCCAAAGACTTCTACTTGTATGGTCATTCTTCAAATGATCACCAAAGCCACTGCTAAATGTTATTTTGAGTCTGCTACCAGCGTGGCCACCAGTGACATTGTAGATGGCGTGTTTGATTTGGCAAGGGATACCACCAGCAGTACTGGAGAGCAGGTCCTCACCTTTAACACAAAG GGTTCCAAGAAAGTTAGTAAGAACCTC